The Impatiens glandulifera chromosome 3, dImpGla2.1, whole genome shotgun sequence genome contains a region encoding:
- the LOC124929636 gene encoding 1-acyl-sn-glycerol-3-phosphate acyltransferase 3-like produces MAIPSLVILPLGILFLLSGLIVNFIQALFFILVRPCSRNIYRRINKVVAELLWLQLVWLFDWWANMKVELFVDSEDFQLMGKEHALLLPNHRSDIDWLVGLILAQRADCLGSSLAVTKKSSKYLPVLGWSMWFSEYIFLERNWAKDENTLKSGYEQLKDFPRPFWLGLFVEGTRLTQSKLLAAQEYARSVGLPIPKNVLVPRTKGFISAVNHMRSFVPAIYDITVTTILNDEPQPTMLSIFSGKSSVVRVHIKRYPMEELPETNSGIAQWCKNLFVAK; encoded by the exons ATGGCGATTCCATCTCTCGTTATTCTTCCCCTGGGTATCCTCTTCCTTCTCTCAGGCCTCATTGTGAACTTCATTCAG GCTCTTTTCTTCATTCTTGTCCGACCATGTTCCCGCAATATCTACAGGCGGATCAACAAAGTTGTTGCAGAACTGTTGTGGCTACAGCTCGTATGGCTTTTTGACTGGTGGGCAAACATGAAG GTTGAGTTGTTTGTAGATTCTGAAGATTTTCAACTAATGG gTAAAGAACACGCACTTCTTTTACCCAATCATCGAAGTGACATTGACTGGCTTGTTGGTTTGATCCTTGCTCAG CGTGCAGATTGTCTTGGTAGTTCTTTGGCTGTAACGAAGAAATCATCCAAATACCTCCCT GTTCTGGGTTGGTCTATGTGGTTTTCGGAATACATTTTCTTGGAAAGAAATTGGGCCAAAGATGAGAACACATTGAAG TCAGGTTATGAGCAGCTGAAGGATTTCCCTCGGCCTTTCTGGCTTGGTCTTTTTGTGGAAGGGACCCGGTTAACACAGTCAAAGCTTTTAGCAGCTCAAGAATATGCTCGGTCTGTTGGATTACCCATCCCTAAGAATGTCTTGGTTCCCCGGACTAAG GGTTTTATATCGGCTGTAAATCACATGAGATCTTTTGTTCCAGCTATATATGATATTACAGTGACGACAATTCTTAATGATGAACCACAACCAACAATGTTGAGTATATTTAGCGGGAAATCATCAGTG gttCGTGTTCACATTAAGCGATATCCAATGGAGGAGCTGCCTGAAACGAATAGTGGCATTGCACAGTGGTGCAAGAATTTGTTTGTGGCCAAG
- the LOC124931008 gene encoding dicarboxylate transporter 1, chloroplastic-like produces MAAFALTSSLSLNFRSIPCRRVSSSKSSLPSLNLKSDAQDQTHFKISSKAVDFPFKPTSKNSCILDPTFSRRKLSVNASAASPPAKTEQEPWQGASMKPLIASIATGVILWLVPHPAGVTRNAWQLLAIFLATIVGIITQPLPLGAVALMGLGTCVLTKTLTFAAAFSAFGDPIPWLIALAFFFARGFIKTGLGNRIAYQFVSLFGSSSLGLGYSLVFCEALLAPAIPSVSARAGGIFLPLVKSLCVACGSNVGDGTEHKLGSWLMLTCFQTSVISSSMFLTAMAANPLSATLAYNAINQTIGWMDWAKAAFVPGLVSLLVVPLLLYIIYPPSVKTSPDAPKLARERLEKMGPMSRNELIMSGTLLLTVGLWVFGGVLKVDAVTAAILGLSILLISGVVTWKECLAESVAWDTLTWFAALIAMAGYLNKLGLITWFSQTVVKFVGGLGLSWHLSFGILVLLYFYSHYFFASGAAHIGAMFTAFLSVASALGTPPYFGALVLAFLSNLMGGLTHYGIGSAPVFYGANYVPLSKWWGYGFIISVVNILIWLGVGGIWWKAIGLW; encoded by the exons ATGGCGGCGTTTGCTCTCACTTCATCTCTTTCACTTAACTTCCGATCGATTCCATGTCGCCGAGTTTCTTCTTCTAAATCTTCTCTTCCATCTTTAAATCTCAAATCAGATGCCCAGGATCAAACCCATTTCAAAATTAGCAGCAAAGCTGTAGATTTTCCATTCAAACCCACTTCCAAGAACAGTTGCATCCTCGATCCCACGTTTTCTAGGCGTAAACTTTCAGTAAATGCTTCGGCGGCTTCGCCTCCGGCGAAGACGGAGCAGGAACCATGGCAGGGCGCATCAATGAAGCCTCTAATCGCCTCGATCGCTACCGGTGTAATCCTTTGGTTGGTTCCTCATCCGGCCGGCGTTACGCGAAATGCATGGCAATTGTTGGCTATTTTCTTGGCTACTATCGTCGGGATCATTACCCAGCCCCTGCCTTTAGGAGCGGTAGCACTGATGGGACTTGGTACCTGTGTCCTTACCAAGACTCTTACTTTCGCTGCCGCCTTCTCCGCCTTCGGCGATCCGATCCCATGGCTTATCGCTCTCGCCTTCTTCTTCGCCCGAGGATTTATCAAAACCGGCCTCGGCAATAGGATCGCGTATCAGTTCGTCTCTCTCTTCGGAAGCTCCTCACTAGGGTTAGGGTACAGTTTGGTTTTCTGCGAAGCTCTTTTAGCTCCTGCAATTCCGTCGGTGTCGGCTCGTGCGGGAGGGATTTTTCTTCCATTGGTGAAATCCTTGTGTGTTGCATGTGGGAGTAATGTAGGGGATGGGACGGAGCACAAATTAGGGTCTTGGTTGATGTTAACTTGTTTTCAGACTTCGGTTATTTCGTCTTCCATGTTCTTGACAGCTATGGCTGCGAATCCATTGAGTGCTACCTTGGCTTACAATGCGATAAATCAGACGATTGGATGGATGGATTGGGCGAAGGCCGCCTTTGTACCGGGTCTGGTGTCCTTGTTGGTTGTGCCTCTgcttctttatattatatatccaCCGTCAGTGAAGACTAGCCCCGATGCTCCCAAGCTTGCTAGAGAAAGGTTAGAGAAAATGGGACCCATGTCTAGAAATGAGCTTATAATGTCTGGAACTCTCCTTCTTACG GTGGGACTTTGGGTATTTGGAGGAGTATTGAAAGTGGATGCAGTTACGGCAGCTATACTTGGATTATCGATCCTACTAATAAGTGGGGTTGTGACATGGAAAGAATGCTTAGCTGAATCTGTAGCCTGGGACACCCTAACCTGGTTCGCTGCTCTTATTGCAATGGCTGGCTATCTCAATAAATTAGGTCTCATCACATGGTTTAGCCAAACAGTGGTCAAG TTTGTTGGAGGGTTGGGTCTTTCATGGCATCTCTCGTTCGGAATCTTGGTCCTTCTTTACTTCTATTCTCACTACTTCTTTGCAAGTGGAGCGGCTCATATTGGAGCTATGTTCACAGCATTCTTATCGGTCGCAAGTGCTCTAGGCACACCCCCTTATTTTGGGGCATTGGTGCTTGCCTTCCTGTCCAACTTGATGGGTGGCCTGACCCACTATGGAATAGGCTCAGCACCCGTGTTCTATGGCGCTAACTATGTCCCTCTTTCGAAATGGTGGGGATATGGGTTCATAATCTCGGTTGTCAATATTCTTATCTGGCTTGGAGTTGGAGGTATTTGGTGGAAGGCTATAGGACTCTGGTAA